From Cucumis melo cultivar AY chromosome 1, USDA_Cmelo_AY_1.0, whole genome shotgun sequence, a single genomic window includes:
- the LOC103500711 gene encoding uncharacterized protein LOC103500711 codes for MAEDTKSLEFEENHNAEPDANSQSPAKKKKKSEKKKKRVLSMNAKIQVLSNQPQKIPPVVGYFPSGFDPHKDADKEQSHSVRARVYKHRNKPNRMQLVVSPTGSNVDFVGTNYLGEATAGKQHCTYALGVLDKATQSLKIVPIASNMILRLDPKVRGSDVSENESPSVANEELSLQEKANRMRELTALYGTKKSKKQAQKLHALKQEDDPETKNDLDGRMKNVVVNKEALEGTQAEIARNIPAYNASATTPQEVYPLDKIILKGEWSFLEDLYFRLRETAEINATYPSFVRNRIYKLQDIQDEEEKKKLCCIFSYITHLIKYKDQHSMGDVSSAKGHKIPSMLRQKFSSMFPTAESRRLSADKINLLISHVLVLTLFADEFSSDPADIAKDLRTSPYDLRLHFDNLGCKFIRKNNLSLATLPVPLQFPELRQKRRR; via the exons ATGGCGGAAGACACGAAATCTCTTGAATTTGAAGAAAACCATAACGCAGAACCAGACGCAAACTCACAGTCTCCagcgaagaagaagaagaagagtgaaaagaagaagaaacgagTTCTATCAATGAATGCTAAAATCCAAGTTCTCAGCAACCAGCCCCAGAAAATTCCGCCGGTAGTTGGTTATTTCCCGTCTGGGTTTGATCCTCACAAGGATGCTGACAAGGAACAGTCCCATTCTGTAAGGGCTAGGGTTTATAAGCACAGGAACAAACCAAATAGGATGCAGCTGGTTGTGAGTCCAACAGGGTCGAATGTGGATTTTGTTGGTACCAATTATTTAGGCGAGGCTACCGCTGGGAAACAGCATTGCACCTATGCTCTGGGTGTTCTTGATAAGGCCACACAAAGCTTAAAGATAGTGCCTATTGCATCGAATATG ATACTTAGATTAGACCCAAAAGTCAGAGGTTCAGACGTTTCTGAAAATGAATCCCCAAGTGTGGCAAATGAAGAGCTCTCTCTGCAGGAGAAAGCTAATAGAATGAGAGAGCTCACCGCACTCTATGGAACAAAGAAGTCAAAAAAACAG GCACAGAAGCTGCATGCATTGAAGCAAGAGGATGATCCTGAAACCAAGAACGATCTAGATGGGAGAATGAAAAATGTGGTGGTAAACAAAGAGGCCTTGGAAGGTACGCAGGCAGAGATTGCTCGTAATATACCAGCATACAATGCTTCTGCAACTACTCCACAAGAAGTTTACCCGCTCGACAAGATTATCCTCAAGGGAGAATGGAGTTTTCTGGAAGATCTTTATTTCCGTTTGCGAGAAACAGCTGAAATAAATGCTACTTATCCTTCTTTTGTTCGCAACAGAATTTATAAATTGCAAGACATTCAG GacgaggaagagaaaaagaagctCTGCTGCATATTTTCATATATCACTCATCTGATAAAGTATAAGGATCAGCATTCTATGGGTGATGTTTCTTCTGCAAAGGGTCATAAAATTCCCAGCATGCTACGCCAAAAGTTCTCATCCATGTTTCCAACTGCCGAGTCGAGAAGACTGTCAGCAGATAAAATTAATCTTCTCATTAGCCACGTTTTGGTGCTTACGCTATTTGCCGATGAATTCAGCAGCGATCCTGCAGACATAGCAAAGGATTTGAGAACTAGTCCTTACGATCTAAGACTCCATTTTGATAATTTGGGTTGCAAGTTTATACGCAAGAACAACTTGTCATTGGCTACACTTCCTGTTCCTCTTCAATTTCCCGAGTTGAGGCAAAAGCGACGACGATAG